The Melopsittacus undulatus isolate bMelUnd1 chromosome 17, bMelUnd1.mat.Z, whole genome shotgun sequence DNA window GCGCGCTGCACCACCAGCATCCTGCACAACCTCTCGCACCACCGCGAGGGGCTGCTCTCCATCTTCAAGTCTGGAGGCATCCCAGCCCTCGTCAGGATGCTGAGGTAGGAGCCTGGTCGGGAGCACCAGAGGTCCCCCCTGGGCTGGGGGTACAGGAGGGGagggctcctgctgccctgcaccAGAACCAAGGGAATGGGAGACCTGGAGCCTTGCAGCCTATGGGAGCTCCGGGGGTTACTGCATTTGGAGCCTGTgtgggggcaggaggaggggagcaCCCCCCCCATTGCATTGTCCATAGGGATGGGGCTCAGTTggatgtgtccctgcccgtggctcGGGCGCTGCTGCAGGGCGCTGGGTGGGAGCCggggctgtgctgagctgaCGTGGCTCcgggccggtgcctgcagctcGCCGGTCGAGTCGGTCCTCTTCTATGCCATCACCACCCTGCACAACCTGCTGCTGTACCAGGAAGGGGCCAAGATGGCCGTGCGCCTGGCTGACGGCCTGCAGAAGATGGTCCCTCTGCTCAACAAGAACAACCCCAAGTTCTTGGCCATCACCACCGACTGCCTTCAGCTCCTCGCCTACGGCAACCAGGAGAGCAAGGTGGGCAATGGGGTCCtgcagaagggagggagggaggagtggGGTCATTGCCCATCCTTGCTCCCTGCAGGCTGGTGTCCTGCTGTGTGGGGCAGAGACCCCCGGGGTGATGGCAACGCATGTCCCGCACACCCTGCCCATGGTGCTTGTCTTGCAGCTGATCATTCTGGCCAACGGAGGCCCCCAGGCCCTGGTGCAGATCATGCGCAGCTACAACTACGAGAAGCTGCTCTGGACCACGAGCCGGGTGCTGAAGGTGCTCTCAGTGTGTCCCAGCAACAAACCCGCTATCGTTGAGGCTGGTAcgtggggctgctgctgtggggcaggaggagggcagtGGTGATGCTCTGAACGGCTGCTGGGGCTCTCCCCTGGTGTGTGCGAGCAGGATCTGgcctggctgcctgggctgcATTAGCCTCTGCTAAGCCAGGAGGCTGCATCACACATTAGGGGCATCACTCCTGGGCTGCTCTCACCATACAAACCCATTGCCTCCCCCTGTCCTTCGGGTGCTCACGGTGGGCTCTCCTCCCCGGCAGGCGGCATGCAGGCCCTGGGCAAGCACCtcaccagctccagccccaggctggTCCAGAACTGCCTCTGGACCCTGCGGAACCTGTCTGATGTGGCCACCAAGCAGGTGAGTGTTCAGGACCCTGCCTTGTGTTCCAGCAccagcctggggctgctgctgccacagccaccCCAGTTACTCACACACATGTGGGGGCATCaccagggctggtgctggctctGCCTTGGACCCCAGCCCCCCGAGGAGCTGCTGTCGAGGCTGTGCCCATGGGGTGAGGGTGACCCTGAGccctgcactggggctgctctCAGCCCATTGCTGCCTCCTGATGCGATCCCCAGCTGCTGGGGCTCCTCCGTGCAGATTAGAGCCTGATGCAGCCTGGAAACTATTTGTGCTGGCACAGAaccatccctgctctgctgcgGGGGGGGGTGGATGGGATGTGGTGCCTTTAACTCcttcctgcccctgcctgcGGGCGGCTGGGATCCGGTCCCATGGGGTGCATTGTTCACAGTTCCCAGCAGGGAAATGCTGCTGGAGACATTGAATTCCCAACTGGAGCCGGGAGTGTGGCCGCTCCTGTGCCAGCACCGGGAGCAGCTCGGGGGACCAGGCACTGGGAACGCTGCATCTCCTCCATCACTGGTCCATGGGGCACTGCCTGGATATGATAGAGGCTGCTCCAacctcccatccctgctcccacaggAGGGCCTGGACGGTGTCCTCAAGATCCTGGTGAACCAGCTGAGCTCCGACGACGTGAACGTGCTGACCTGTGCCACCGgcaccctgtccaacctgacctgcAACAACAGCAAGAACAAGACCCTGGTGACGCAGTCCAACGGGGTGGAAGCTCTGATCCACACCATCCTGCGGGCTGGTGACAAGGAGGACATCACGGAGCCGGCCGTGTGTGCCCTGCGGCACCTCACCAGCCGGCACCCCGAGGCCGAGATGGCACAGAACTCGGTGCGCCTCAACTACGGCATCCCTGCCATCGTCAAGCTCCTCAACCAGCCCAACCAGTGGCCACTGGTCAAGGTGAGGGGCTCGAGCTGCCCACCGGCTGCCGGTCCGTGGTGGGGTGGGTGCTGAGgggtctgtggctggtgctgtgcagggagcGGAGGTGGGTGTGTGCTGCACCATGAGCCACATCCCTGATGGCAGCTGATGGAGGAAATGGCTCCTGCTGGGCTGGATCAATACTCACCCGGTGGGAGGAAGCTGGAGTCAGCCTGTGCCATGGAggaggatggggtgggatgagcAGGGAGGGGGCTCTGTGCTGGTGGGTTCCCATGGGGAGCACACTCTGCCCTGATCCATGGTTCAGATCCATCTCtccccccccttctcctccaGGCTACCATAGGCCTGATCCGCAACCTGGCCCTGTGCCCGGCCAACCATGCCCCACTGCAGGAAGCTGCCGTCATCCCGCGTCTGGTGCAGCTCCTGGTCAAGGCTCACCAGGATGCCCAGCGGCACGTGGCTGCCGGCACACAGCAGCCCTACACGGTGAGACCCCTGTGCCCCCCCAACCAACCCATCCCGGGGGGTCCATGCCCCAGGGCCCTGGCTGAGCACATGTCCCCTGCAGGATGGAGTGAAGATGGAGGAGATCGTGGAGGGATGCACGGGGGCTCTGCACATCCTGGCCCGGGACCCCATGAACCGCATGGAGATCTTCCGCCTCAACACCATCCCTCTGTTCGTGCAGgtcaggggctgggggggacagGGCTGTGCTCTTGTCACCTCCCACCCACCCTGACCCTGTGTCAGTGCTGCCAGTGCCAGAGCCCATCAGGAGCCTGAGCTcccccctgcctgctctgcctcaCATCCCATTCATCCATCCCAACAGCTCCTCTACTCGCCGGTGGAGAACATCCAGCGCGTGGCAGCCGGGGTGCTGTGTGAGCTGGCACAGGACAAGGAGGCAGCAGATGCCATCGATGCTGAGGGGGCCTCAGCTCCcctcatggagctgctgcactcCAGGAACGAGGGCACAGGTGAGTGCCGGGGGCTCTCTGCTGCCGggtgctgagggtgctgagcGGGTGCTGAGGCTCCTGCTCTCCCCCTGCAGCCACCTATGCTGCCGCTGTGCTCTTCCGCATCTCCGAGGACAAGAACCCCGACTACAGGAAGCGTGTGTCTGTGGAGCTCACCAACTCCCTGTTCAAGCATGACCCGGCAGCCTGGGAGGCAGTGAGCATCCCTGAGCCCTTGGGATGAACCAGTCCCGGCTCCAGCAGCCAAACTGGGATGGGagtgactggaaaaggggggggggggtgtggatGGGCTGCatcctgagctctgcagcagccctgggtgctctctgggatggggctgagcaTTGCGCACACATGAACACGGATCCCCCTTCACTTGTGTCCCCTTCTCTTGTAGGCTCAGAGCATGATCCCCATCAACGAGCCCTACTCAGATGGTGAGTGTGGGCCTGGCTCTTCCTGTGGGGCCCCCCAtagctgtgctctgctggggcaTTTGCCTCCTCTCACCAAACCAGGCTGGTTCTAAACCCTTTCTTGGGTGGCTGCGGGTACAGCACCAGCCTGGCctgctggggatgctcagcAGGATGCTGGCCCCGGCGCCTGGAGCGGTCGGAGGCACTTGTGCCCATTGtggatgctgcaggcaggggaacCAGGAGGGGTCTGGGCTCTGGAGAAGCCCCTCACTGATGGGAGCTGAGGTTGCCACATCCCTTCCCGCAGACCTGGACCCCGGCTATCGCCCCATGTACTCGGGTGACATCCCCCTGGACACCATCGACATGCACATGGACATGGATGGGGACTACCCCATGGACGCCTACAGCGACGGTGTCCGAGCGCCCTTTGCTGACCACATGCTGGCCTAACACCCCCCGCAGCCCCGCACCAGGTACCGCTGCCGTGTGCATGGCAGGGCCGTGGGGTCCCCGGTGCCAACGGGGTCGGTATCCCCATTGTCCCACAGGCCTTGGTGTCCACAGGTTCCCCTCCCAGCTCAGTAACAggagctctccctgccccatgcAGGTGTTTTCTCCGTACAGAAGAGGGTGGCCCCAGGCTGAGCATCTgcaagaaggacttgggagacAGAAGTGCCTGAGAAGACAAAACTTTTCCATTCCCACCAATTCCATTGGTTTTCGATGTCTTTTCCTGGCCGTGGGGCTGTGGAGAAGGTCCTGTCCCCCTTGGACTTCTTCATGCCCCTACTGCCGCATCCAGCATCCCAGATACTGTTTCTGAAGCTTTAAGACCCCCAGGCCCTGCCCCTTCCGTTGCCACAAGTCTTTTTCTATGAATAGagatttcttttgtattttaatatggTGCCAATGGCTTTTGCCACCTTTAGGTTTGTGCTTGTTCCCCGTTGTTGGTGTTCGAGGGATGGAATCCAACATGGGAAAACCCTTTGCTCTCCGCGAACCCACACTCAAATCAGGCCAACCCAGTTTGCTGGAAGCAAAGCGTGCCCTGTCCCAGGACCTTCCTTGTGGCCATCGGGATGTCTCTTTCCCATCAGCCGTTGGGGAGCTGACTCTGTACCTGCCTATCCCCCCCCCAGTACCCCTATAGGAGTGATCCCGCATTAGGAACCGTGTCCTTGTTACTGATCTCTGTTGCACATTTTAACCCGTTTCCATTCTTTTTGGTGAGTGGTGTGTTCCTGTCCCCCCCTCCCTTCTCTAACACATGCTCTACAGAGGCTCTAGATGGTGGTTTAACGCTTCCACTGGAAGGGGATGGACGGTTACAGGATCGTGGTGCAGGAATGGAAGagtttattatttctgtaagtTGTTTTTGTATAGAccaaagcaaagaataaaataacCCCCCAGCCCCGCGGTGCCCTGAGCCTCTTCTTTTGTCCCCAGACCCCATTGGGGTGGCCGGGTTGTGGGTGCCCAGCACCCTCCTCGTGTGAGCCCATTCCATCCTTTGCACCCGCTTTGCCTGGCCCAGGGCTCAGGTGGTGGCTGAGGGTGATGCTCAGCAAGGCACAGGTCACCTCTTGCAGCCCCATGCCCATCACCAGGCACCTCTGCTCCGTCAGGATGAACCCTCCCTGTCATTAAGACACATGATCATGaggcagcatcagcagcatctcctccttACTGAGGTGCTGGTCAGGATTGAGCTGTGCTGAGCGATGGAGCGGAGCCGGATGGAGCCGTAGGAGAGGGCAGGTGAATGGTGGCATCGGCTCCATCACCCCGGGCTGCCTCCTGCGAGCACGGCAGCAGATGGCAGAGCCCTCTTGGCTCAGCCGTGCCCAGGAGCACAATGGGAAGCGTTGCCTGTGCCAGGAGGGATGTGGCTGGAGGTGGATGCGGCACAAGGCACAGCAGGACAGGAGGGTTGTGCTTTGCCGTGCTCAGTCCCAGCAGCAGGGACGCAGCAGGAGCCGCTCTGGGAAGCGGGACcggctccatccctgtcccgtGGCTCCGGGATCATCCTGTGCTGAGCGGCTGCGCttcctgccctggccctgccgCAGGGATGAGGAGCACGGCAGCTGCTTCCCGAGCAGAGCTTCCGGAGGGCAGCGGGGCCAGAGGCAGCTTCGGGAcaaggctggagcaggagccgctgccagagcaggagctggagcagggacaaCAGGAACCGGCCCCTGTGCAGGGGAGCAGGACACTGAGCACCTGCCCCAGGAGGGAGCGGgtcctgcagcatcctcagggCACAGCCGTGGGGCCCAGCACATCCCggggccatgggcagggatcaGGATCATGGTTTGGGGCTCAGGATCTGTTCCTCGGGCGGATTGAGCCACCTGTGACCGACGGTTCCAGTGCGGGGGCTCTGGAGGTGCTCGGGGGTGTCGGTGCTGCCTCCGGCTGTGCCGTGTGCCGGCCGGGCAGGGCTTGGGTGCTGCAGAGACACCGGCTATGCCCTTGGCACGGCGCTGCTGGGGGAGCAGATGGGGATCTCCCGGCCGGGCAGCGGTGCCCGCAGcgcctgcaggagcagggccaGGACCGCGCTGGTTTATGGCCCGTCCCGTGATGTGTTTATGGCCGGGCCGGGGCGGCCGCGGGtgctgcccagccctgcccggGGCAGCGCAGCGGGTCCCGGCTCTCCCGGCGAGGGAGGAGATCCACAGCCGGACTTTGCCCTCCGAGGTGGGGCTCCGGAGGCTCTGATACCTCTGCCCGCTCCGAGCACCTCCGCGGCTCCTTCCCCTGCCCGCTACCACAGCAGGGAGCCGGGGAGCGGAGCaggctcctgccccatcccttcagAGCATCCTCTGCCCCCTCcggcactggtgctgatccgGACATCACCAAGTGTTTGCTTTGGTGCTGAGTGCCCCGTGTCACGTAGCGGAGCTGAGCAGGTAACAATGACCCAGCGCCATCCCGGAACTGCACCGGGTTCAGCAGCATTGGGGCCTGTCCTGGTGCTGGCTGCTCCCCCTGTCCCCATGGGGGGACCCCCGGCCCTGGCCGCCCTGTCAGGGTCCCCACAAGCCCCGGCTGGGCAGATGCTGCCCATAGGGAGCCCTTAACCTGCGGGCAGGTGCTTGGGGACAGGACCCCGAGCGCGGGGCTCAGGATGTGTCCCTGGTGCCCAGAGCATCCCCCCGACGGCTCCTTGTCCTCAGCAGGGGCTGCTCCGGGGAGCCAGGGTGGAAAGAGCTTCTCCCCATGGCCCCCCCCACGTAACAGCAGCCAAGCTGGACACCGCGGTCCCATCAGAGCCTCCCCCCGGccacctccagcacagcccGGACTCCCCCGTCActgccctgccccacagcagccccacatcccagggCTCAGCCACAGGCAGGTGCTGCGATGCCGCGACCATCACTGGTGGGTAGAGCCGGGCTGTGGCGTGAGGGGGATGAGGAGCTGGGATAGCTCCGGGCTGCTCCTTTGTCCTGTCCCCGTCTGTGGCCGGAGCTGAGCCACCCTCCTGGCATCCCTCACcccacaccagcatcccttaccccacagcatccctcaccccacaccagcatcccttaccccacagcatccctcaccccacagcatccctcaccccacagcatccctcaccccacagcatcccctctCCCTctgagcccagctctgctctgccgGGCAGAGCATGGCCAGGAGATGGCAGCAGGACCCTCCCTGCAGAAAGCGGGGTGGAAATGGGGGGGGCAAGAGGGAAAcaggactggggggggggggttcctcTTTACCACCCTACGGGGAGCCCCCAACCCCCGGTCCCTTCACCCCATCGGTGGCCCCAAGCCCAACCTGAGGCCGTGCCCGGTGCCCCCAGAGCCGTGCGGCATCGATGCCCCCGAGGTGGAGCTGTGCAGCCTCCTGCGGGAGCCGCTGCCCCGTTACACGCTGCGGGCAGACACCGTCCTCGGCTACGACCACCGGGACTGGCTCCGTGTCCCCCCCGGCCCCCCGGAGCCCGAGGCCCCGCTCACGGCCCTGCAGATGGAGGAGACGCTGCGGTACTTCAGTGAGTGCGGGGTCAGGGCAGCAGCGGCGCTGATCGCGGTaacgggataacgggataacgggataacAGGATAACGGGATCacgggataacgggataacgGGATCACGGGATTGCGGAGCTGCACCTCCTCACCTGGAACATCCCGCCCTAATTCCGGGAGTGGCTTCTGCTGAGCCAAACCGGATGCTTGGGGAGAGGCTCCGGGTACCCCAGGACCCCTGCAAGTCCCCACTGCCTCTCGCTGTGCCATGGGGGGATATGGGTGGTGGAGGGGTCACCGGtgaccccagtgctgctgcgagctgctgaaggggatgAGAAGCCCGGGGGGGGCACCCACAGCTCCCGTGgtaaccttaaccctaacccatgGTCGCTGTTCGCTGCGGGGCACTGAGGGATGATCTCGCTTCACTTCTGCCTCTGGCCTACGTGCGGCGGGGACAGGATCAGAGCgaggggctggatgtggggcagtaGGAGACAGATGGGGCTGaggccccagccctgctccccccccATCTGCAACAGGCTGGGGATAAACCCCCCGTCGTGCCCTGCCCTTGCTCCAGCATTCCCCATCCATctgctcccatccctgtgccACCGGGTGCAGCCCCCCCAGACACCAGCACCCCCCAACCCAGTGAGGGATCGAGCCCCAAAGCCCATTTAGGTGCCACGGGGGCAGCCATGGGCCGGGGGTCACGTTTCTCCCTGGCTCCAGCGCCGCGGTGGGGGGGGCTGGTTCTGCCTCATCCCTTCACCCAAACCTTTAAGCTGCCGTCAGAAATAGCCCCTTGTAATCTGCTTGTGCACAGACACGGGGGACCTGCCCCAAGCCAATCCTGGCGCTGGGGATTAGGGagaagcagctcctgctgtgtcCTTGGGGTCCTTATGGGGTGTCCTGGTTTGCTGCGGGGTCCCTGCCCCTCACTGGGAGAGACCCCGGTGTGAGGGTGATGCTGGGGCTGAGGGTACCCGGCTCTGGCCCCAGCTCCAGGATGTTTTGGGGCAGGGGACGGGTGGGAGTCCAGGAGGCAGGAAAAGGCATCATGGGATGAggaggggcagccccagccccacggACTCATCAATGGGTTTGGTGCTAATGAGAGGTGGCACTGGGGCAGGACGTGCGTATGTTGGCATTACCAGCATCACGCTGAGCCGTGGGGCCGTGGTGCTGTGGGGCCCTCGCCGCAGCCCTCCCACCCCTGAGGCCTGCGTACGTGCCAGGCTGCTCCTCCGTAACTCAGCCCATGATTTATTCAGCTCCTGCTTCCGCACTGGTCGTTGTTGTGGGGCTGCAAGGGGGGCTGCAATGGGGGTTGCAATGGGAGCTGCAATGGGGGCTGCAATGGGAGCTGCAATGGGGGCTGCAATGGGGGATCTGTGCTGAGCGGGTGGGTGATGGTGATGCACCCAGGCCTGGGGGGGGAAGAGCAAGGCTGGGCAGTCAAAGGCTGCGCTGTGGTACCCAGGGACCCCTGCACAGGATGGGGTTTGGGTGAAGGATCCAAAACCTCCCCTCGCCCGTCCTGAAGGGCAGAAGCCGCATGACCCAATTGCATCAGCCCTGCAAAGGGACCATTGAACCCTCCACAGCCACATCCATGAGGACCCCGGTGCCCAAACCCCCCCAGCATCCACAGGGTAGGGGCCGGGAGGTGGGACACGGCACTGGTACCCTGGGATTGTCCTGATGGGTTCCCAGGGGGGGCAGCAGCCGCTGCGACCCCATCCAAAGGGATCGGGCAGGAAAGGGcagccccaaacccccccccccctccagctccgCCCTCGGTCACGATCGCGGTGGGTGGGAGGCGCTCGGGCAGGTGCGCGCAGCCCGGACGGTGCCATAAATAGGGTCGGGCTGCGCCGCGCAGCGCTGCGCGGGGGGTTACGGCTGCGCGCAGCGGCCATGGAGATCTGGAGCAGCCCCGCTGCCTACGAGGAGCGCAGCGGCAGCACCGAGCGGACCGGTGACACCGACCCCATCGCTCGGGAGCTGGAGGAAGGTGAGGGCGGACAGGGCCGGCCCTGCCCGGGGCAGCGGAGCGGGGACCCCCCGAGCGGTGCCTTTCCCGGCCCGTTGTGGGGTGCGCAGCCCCCGCTGGGAGCGGGAGGGGCTCTGAGCCCCTGCAGCGCTGGAGAGGGGATGGGGCCAGGCCAGGTCCGTGTgtgcccatgggatggggatccCTGTgtgcccatgggatggggatccCTGTGTGCCCTTGGGATGGAGATCCCTGTGTGCCCTTGGGATGGAGATCCCTCTgtgcccatgggatgggggTCCCTGTgtgcccatgggatgggggTTCCTGTGTGCCCTTGGGATGGAGATCCCTGTgtgcccatgggatgggggTCCCTGTgtgcccatgggatgggggTTCCTGTGTGCCCGTGGGATGGGGTTCCCTGTGTGCCCGTGGGA harbors:
- the JUP gene encoding junction plakoglobin isoform X1, encoding MEVMNMMEQPIKVTEWQQTYTYDSGIHSGVNTQVPSVSSKCLGDDEELYGKQYTIKKTTTTSYCQGGSQSQSQAQADMEAQLAMTRAQRVRAAMYPETVEDRSLLLTTQLEGQQTNVQRLAEPSQMLKSAIVHLINYQDDAELATRAIPELTKLLNDEDPVVVSKAAMIVNQLSKKEASRRALMQSPQIVAAVVRTMQSTSDLDTARCTTSILHNLSHHREGLLSIFKSGGIPALVRMLSSPVESVLFYAITTLHNLLLYQEGAKMAVRLADGLQKMVPLLNKNNPKFLAITTDCLQLLAYGNQESKLIILANGGPQALVQIMRSYNYEKLLWTTSRVLKVLSVCPSNKPAIVEAGGMQALGKHLTSSSPRLVQNCLWTLRNLSDVATKQEGLDGVLKILVNQLSSDDVNVLTCATGTLSNLTCNNSKNKTLVTQSNGVEALIHTILRAGDKEDITEPAVCALRHLTSRHPEAEMAQNSVRLNYGIPAIVKLLNQPNQWPLVKATIGLIRNLALCPANHAPLQEAAVIPRLVQLLVKAHQDAQRHVAAGTQQPYTDGVKMEEIVEGCTGALHILARDPMNRMEIFRLNTIPLFVQLLYSPVENIQRVAAGVLCELAQDKEAADAIDAEGASAPLMELLHSRNEGTATYAAAVLFRISEDKNPDYRKRVSVELTNSLFKHDPAAWEAAQSMIPINEPYSDDLDPGYRPMYSGDIPLDTIDMHMDMDGDYPMDAYSDGVRAPFADHMLA
- the JUP gene encoding junction plakoglobin isoform X2: MEVMNMMEQPIKVTEWQQTYTYDSGIHSGVNTQVPSVSSKCLGDDEELYGKQYTIKKTTTTSYCQGGSQSQSQAQDMEAQLAMTRAQRVRAAMYPETVEDRSLLLTTQLEGQQTNVQRLAEPSQMLKSAIVHLINYQDDAELATRAIPELTKLLNDEDPVVVSKAAMIVNQLSKKEASRRALMQSPQIVAAVVRTMQSTSDLDTARCTTSILHNLSHHREGLLSIFKSGGIPALVRMLSSPVESVLFYAITTLHNLLLYQEGAKMAVRLADGLQKMVPLLNKNNPKFLAITTDCLQLLAYGNQESKLIILANGGPQALVQIMRSYNYEKLLWTTSRVLKVLSVCPSNKPAIVEAGGMQALGKHLTSSSPRLVQNCLWTLRNLSDVATKQEGLDGVLKILVNQLSSDDVNVLTCATGTLSNLTCNNSKNKTLVTQSNGVEALIHTILRAGDKEDITEPAVCALRHLTSRHPEAEMAQNSVRLNYGIPAIVKLLNQPNQWPLVKATIGLIRNLALCPANHAPLQEAAVIPRLVQLLVKAHQDAQRHVAAGTQQPYTDGVKMEEIVEGCTGALHILARDPMNRMEIFRLNTIPLFVQLLYSPVENIQRVAAGVLCELAQDKEAADAIDAEGASAPLMELLHSRNEGTATYAAAVLFRISEDKNPDYRKRVSVELTNSLFKHDPAAWEAAQSMIPINEPYSDDLDPGYRPMYSGDIPLDTIDMHMDMDGDYPMDAYSDGVRAPFADHMLA